From the genome of Amycolatopsis granulosa:
GGCAGCCGGACGTCGGCCAGCGCCACACCCACCCCGGGACCGCCGTCCAGCACATCGTCCAGCTCCGGCCCGCGGCCGGGCACCTCGCCCGTGCCGTCGAGGGCGTCGAGCACGTCGAGCAACCCGGTGCCCTCCCCCGCCGCGCCGCCCATCACGGCGGGCGACGTGCCGTGCGTGAACTGACGCCCGTGGTGCCTTAACCTGGGACCGGAGGGGCTCAGGAGGGGGAACCGGGGATGGACGACGTGCCGAAACCGACGCCCTACCCCCGGCCGGCGGCCACCGGTGACGCGCCGCCGCGACCCCGGCGGCGCCCGTTGCGCACGGCCGGGAGGGCGCTGCTGGCGCTGGTGTCGGTGGCCGCGCTGGCCACGACCGGCTACGCGTGGGCGACCTACCACGAGGTGCAGGGCAACGTGCACACCACGGACGCCCTCGACCTGCCGGCGGACAAGCCCGCGCCACCCGCGGACGACGGCGGTGAGGACATCCTGCTGGTCGGCACGGACGCGCGCACCGACATGCAGGGCAACGCCCTGCCGCCGCAGGTGCTCAAGACGCTGCGCACCGAGCAGACCAGCGGCGTGAACACCGACACCATCATCGTCGTGCGGTTGCCGAAGAACGGCGCCAAGCCGTACGCGGTGTCGATCCCGCGGGACACCTGGATCGACGTGCCGCGTGGCGGCCAGGGCAAGATCAACTCGGTGTACGGGCCCGCCAAGCAGGCGAAGGCCGACGAGCTGCGGCGCCAGGGCCGGCGCGACGCGGCCGGTATCGAGCGGGACTCCGACCAGGCCGGGCGGCAGGCGCTGGTGCAGGCCGTGCAGGACTTCACGCAGGTGCGCATCGACCACTACGCCGAGGTCAACCTGCTCGGGTTCTACCTGATCACCGAGTCGCTCGGCGGGGTCCAGGTGTGCCTGAACCACGCAACCGAGGACAAGGACTCCGGCGCCGACTTCCGCGCGGGGGTGCAGACGGTGTCCGGCGGTGCGGCGCTGTCGTTCGTGCGGCAGCGGAAGAACCTGCCGCGCGGCGACCTCGACCGGATCGTGCGGCAGCAGGCGTTCCTGTCCTCCGCGCTGCACCAGGTGCTGTCGGCCGGGGTGCTGGCGAACCCGGGCACGCTCGGTGACCTGGCCGACGCGCTGCACCGGTCGCTGGTCCTCGACCCGGGCTTCGACCTGCTGCAGTTCGCGGAGAAGGCCAAGGGCCTGGCCACCGGGGACGTCACGTTCACGACGATCCCGGTCATCACGATCAACGGCCGCAGCCCCGACGGTCAGCAGAGCGTCGTCGAGGCCGACCCGGTGGCGGTCCGGCAGTTCTTCGCGGGACTGGCGGGCCGGAGTGCGGGCGCGGGCGGGGGTGGCGCGCCCGGTGGCGGCGTGGCGCAAGCGGTGCCCGCGGGGGTCTCCTGCGTCAACTAGGCAGGCGCCCACCACCCGTGACCGGCGCGCTGCGCCCGGCGGCTACATTCAAGCCCGTGTCCTTGACTGATGCGCTGTTCCGCCCCCTGCTGGCGCAGCCGGGAAAACCGCTGATCACCCATTACGACGACGCCGCGGGCACCCGGGTGGAGCTGTCCGTGGCGACCACCGCGAACTGGGCCGCGAAGACGGCGAACTGGCTGGTCGAGGAGTTCGACGTGGAGCCGGGCGATCCGGTCGCCGTGGCGCTGCCCGCGCACTGGCAGACGGCCGGTGTGCTGCTGGGCGCGTGGTGGTGCGGGGCCGAGGTGGTGGCGTCACCCGCGGGGGCACGCGTGGCGTTCGTGGCGCCGGACGGCTCCGGAGCGGGCGCCGAGGCGACGGCGATCGTGGCGCTGGACCCGATGGGCCGCGGTCTCCGGGCGCCGGTCGAGGGGGCGCTGGACTACCTGAACGAGGCCCGCGCCTACGGCGACGACTTCCGTCCGATGACGCCGGTCCCCGGGGACACCCCGGCACTGGCTGGTTCCACTGTGGACGAGGTACTGGCGGAAGCCCGGTCCCGCGCGGAAAAGATCGGCCCGGGTGCCCGTATTTTGTCCACTGTGGAGTGGGAGGTGCCCGACGGTGTCCTGCACGGGCTGCTGACCCCGTTGGCCGCCGGCGCCCACCTGGTGCAGATTTCCCACCCCGATCCGTCGAAGCTGGACGACCGCCGGGCCGCGGAGCGAACGACGGTCGACCTGCCCGGCTAAGCGGCCTGCGGGTCGCTCTCGGGTGCCTTCGGAACAGAAAGGCGCGGCGCCCGGGCTGGGCGCCGCGCCGGGACAGGCCGGGGTGGTCAGCTCTTGAGCAGGGCGCGGGCCATGACCATGCGCTGGATCTGGTTGGTGCCCTCGTAGATCTGGGTGATCTTGGCGTCACGCATCATGCGTTCCACCGGGAAGTCACGGGTGTAGCCGGCGCCGCCGAACAGTTGCACCGCGTCGGTGGTCACCGACATCGCCACGTCGCTGGCGTAGGCCTTGGCCGCCGAGGCCATGAACCCCGCCCGCGCATCACCCCGCTCGGTGGCCGCGGCCGAGGCGTACACCAGGTGCCGGGCCGCCTCGATCTTCATGCCCATGTCGGCGAGCATGAACTGCACACCCTGGAACTGTCCGATCGCCGTGCCGAACTGCTTGCGCTCCTTCACATACGCCACCGCCGCGTCCAGCGCGCCCTGCGCGATACCCAGCGCCTGCGCCCCGATCGTCGGGCGGGTGTGATCCAGCGTGCGCAGCGCCGTCTTCAACCCCGTACCCGGCTCACCGATGATCCGCTCCGCCGGGATCGTGCAGTTCTCGAAATGGATCTCCCGCGTCGGCGAGCCCTTGATCCCCAGCTTGCGCTCCTTCGGCCCCACCGAGAACCCCGGATCGTCCTTGTGCACCACGAACGCCGAAATCCCGTTCGACTTCTTCGGCGCCTCCGGATCGGTCACCGCCATCACCGTGTACCACGCCGACTCCCCGGCATTGGTGATCCACGCCTTCGTGCCGTTGAGCACCCACTGGTCCCCGTCCAACCGCGCCCGGGTCCGCATCGACGCCGTGTCCGACCCCGCCTCCCGCTCCGACAACCCGTAAGACGCCGTGGCCCCCGCCGCGATCTCCGGCAGAACCAGCTTCTTCAACTCCTCCGACGCCGACAACAGGATCGGCTGCGTCCCCAGCTTGTTCACCGCCGGAATCAACGACGCCGACGCATCAACCCGCGCCACCTCCTCGATCACGATGCACGCCGCCACCGCGTCCGCACCCTGACCCTCGTACTCCTCCGGAATGTGCACCGCGTTGAACCCCGACGCGTTCAGCGCCTCGAGCGCCTCCACCGGGTACCGCTCCTGCTCGTCCACCTCGGCGGCGTACGGCGCGATCTCCTTCTCCGCCAGCGCCCGCACGGCGGCACGCAGCTCCTCGTGCTCCTCGGCCAGCTGG
Proteins encoded in this window:
- a CDS encoding acyl-CoA dehydrogenase family protein, with the translated sequence MDGGLLTRTRKVTQVSETPGLYQLAEEHEELRAAVRALAEKEIAPYAAEVDEQERYPVEALEALNASGFNAVHIPEEYEGQGADAVAACIVIEEVARVDASASLIPAVNKLGTQPILLSASEELKKLVLPEIAAGATASYGLSEREAGSDTASMRTRARLDGDQWVLNGTKAWITNAGESAWYTVMAVTDPEAPKKSNGISAFVVHKDDPGFSVGPKERKLGIKGSPTREIHFENCTIPAERIIGEPGTGLKTALRTLDHTRPTIGAQALGIAQGALDAAVAYVKERKQFGTAIGQFQGVQFMLADMGMKIEAARHLVYASAAATERGDARAGFMASAAKAYASDVAMSVTTDAVQLFGGAGYTRDFPVERMMRDAKITQIYEGTNQIQRMVMARALLKS
- a CDS encoding LCP family protein, with translation MDDVPKPTPYPRPAATGDAPPRPRRRPLRTAGRALLALVSVAALATTGYAWATYHEVQGNVHTTDALDLPADKPAPPADDGGEDILLVGTDARTDMQGNALPPQVLKTLRTEQTSGVNTDTIIVVRLPKNGAKPYAVSIPRDTWIDVPRGGQGKINSVYGPAKQAKADELRRQGRRDAAGIERDSDQAGRQALVQAVQDFTQVRIDHYAEVNLLGFYLITESLGGVQVCLNHATEDKDSGADFRAGVQTVSGGAALSFVRQRKNLPRGDLDRIVRQQAFLSSALHQVLSAGVLANPGTLGDLADALHRSLVLDPGFDLLQFAEKAKGLATGDVTFTTIPVITINGRSPDGQQSVVEADPVAVRQFFAGLAGRSAGAGGGGAPGGGVAQAVPAGVSCVN
- a CDS encoding TIGR03089 family protein, yielding MSLTDALFRPLLAQPGKPLITHYDDAAGTRVELSVATTANWAAKTANWLVEEFDVEPGDPVAVALPAHWQTAGVLLGAWWCGAEVVASPAGARVAFVAPDGSGAGAEATAIVALDPMGRGLRAPVEGALDYLNEARAYGDDFRPMTPVPGDTPALAGSTVDEVLAEARSRAEKIGPGARILSTVEWEVPDGVLHGLLTPLAAGAHLVQISHPDPSKLDDRRAAERTTVDLPG